Proteins from a single region of Urocitellus parryii isolate mUroPar1 chromosome 4, mUroPar1.hap1, whole genome shotgun sequence:
- the Npr2 gene encoding atrial natriuretic peptide receptor 2 isoform X2, whose amino-acid sequence MALPSLLLVVAALAGGVRPPGARNLTLAVVLPEHNLSYAWAWPRVGPAVALAVEALGRALPVDLRFVSSELDGACSEYLAPLSAVDLKLYHDPDLLLGPGCVYPAASVARFASHWRLPLLTAGAVASGFAAKNEHYRTLVRTGPSAPKLGEFVLTLHGHFNWTARAALLYLDARTDDRPHYFTIEGVFEALLGSNLSVQHQVYAREPGGPEQATHFIRANGRIVYICGPLEMLHEILLQAQRENLTNGDYVFFYVDVFGESLRAGPTRSTGRPWQDNRTQEQAQALRQAFQTVLVITYREPPNPEYQEFQNRLLIRAREDFGVELAPSLMNLIAGCFYDGILLYAEVLNETIQEGGTRKDGLRIVEKMQGRRYHGVTGLVVMDKNNDRETDFVLWAMGDLDSGDFQPAAHYSGAEKQIWWTGRPIPWVKGAPPLDNPPCAFDLDDPSCDKTPLSTLAIVALGTGITFIMFGVSSFLIFRKLMLEKELASMLWRIRWEELQFGNSERYHKGAGSRLTLSLGNVVAIKHVNKKRIELTRQVLFELKHMRDVQFNHLTRFIGACIDPPNICIVTEYCPRGSLQDILENDSINLDWMFRYSLINDLVKGMAFLHNSIISSHGSLKSSNCVVDSRFVLKITDYGLASFRSTAEPDDSHALYAKKLWTAPELLSGNSLPTTGMQKADVYSFGIILQEIALRSGPFYLEGLDLSPKEIVQKVRNSQRPYFRPSIDRTQLNEELVLLMERCWAQDSAERPDFGQIKGFIRRFNKEGGTSILDNLLLRMEQYANNLEKLVEERTQAYLEEKRKAEALLYQILPHSVAEQLKRGETVQAEAFDSVTIYFSDIVGFTALSAESTPMQVVTLLNDLYTCFDAIIDNFDVYKVETIGDAYMVVSGLPGRNGQRHAPEIARMALALLDAVSSFRIRHRPHDQLRLRIGVHTGPVCAGVVGLKMPRYCLFGDTVNTASRMESNGQALKIHVSSTTKDALDELGCFQLELRGDVEMKGKGKMRTYWLIGERKGPPGLL is encoded by the exons ATGGCACTGCCATCATTGCTGCTGGTGGTGGCAGCCCTGGCAGGTGGGGTGCGTCCTCCTGGGGCTCGGAACCTGACGCTAGCAGTGGTGCTGCCAGAACACAACCTGAGCTATGCTTGGGCCTGGCCACGGGTGGGTCCTGCTGTTGCACTAGCTGTGGAGGCGCTGGGCCGGGCACTGCCCGTGGACCTGCGATTTGTCAGCTCTGAACTAGATGGCGCCTGCTCTGAGTACCTGGCACCTCTGAGCGCTGTGGACCTTAAGCTGTACCATGACCCTGACCTTCTGTTGGGCCCTGGTTGTGTGTACCCGGCTGCCTCTGTGGCCCGCTTTGCCTCACACTGGCGCCTTCCCCTGCTGACTGCTGGTGCAGTGGCCTCTGGTTTTGCGGCTAAGAATGAGCATTATCGTACCCTGGTTCGCACTGGCCCCTCTGCTCCCAAACTGGGTGAGTTCGTACTGACACTACACGGGCATTTCAATTGGACTGCCCGTGCCGCCTTGCTGTATCTGGATGCCCGCACAGATGACCGGCCTCACTACTTCACCATCGAGGGCGTCTTTGAGGCCCTGCTGGGCAGCAACCTCAGTGTGCAGCACCAGGTGTATGCCCGGGAGCCAGGGGGCCCTGAGCAGGCCACCCACTTCATCCGGGCCAACGGGCGCA TTGTGTATATCTGCGGCCCTCTGGAGATGCTGCATGAGATCCTGCTTCAGGCCCAGAGAGAGAACCTGACCAATGGGGACTATGTCTTCTTTTACGTGGATGTCTTTGGGGAGAGTCTCCGTGCGGGCCCCACACGCTCTACAGGCCGGCCCTGGCAGGACAATCGCACCCAGGAACAGGCCCAGGCCCTCAGACAGGCCTTTCAG ACTGTATTGGTGATTACATATCGAGAACCCCCAAATCCTGAATATCAGGAATTCCAGAATCGGCTGCTGATCAGAGCCCGGGAAGATTTCGGTGTGGAGCTGGCTCCATCCCTG ATGAACCTCATTGCTGGCTGCTTCTATGATGGGATCCTGCTCTATGCTGAAGTCCTGAACGAGACAATACAGGAAGGAGGCACCCGAAAAGATGGACTTCGAATTGTGGAGAAGATGCAGGGACGAAGATATCACG GTGTCACTGGACTGGTTGTTATGGACAAGAACAATGACCGGGAGACTGATTTTGTCCTGTGGGCCATGGGAGACTTGGATTCTGGGGACTTTCAG cCTGCAGCCCACTACTCAGGAGCTGAGAAGCAGATTTGGTGGACAGGACGGCCTATTCCCTGGGTGAAGGGGGCCCCCCCCTTGGACAATCCCCCCTGTGCCTTTGACTTGGACGACCCATCCTGTGATAAAA cTCCACTTTCTACTCTGGCAATTGTGGCTCTGGGCACAGGAATCACCTTCATCATGTTTGGTGTTTCCAGCTTCCTAATTTTCCG AAAACTAATGCTGGAGAAGGAGCTGGCTAGCATGCTGTGGCGCATTCGCTGGGAAGAACTGCAGTTTGGCAACTCAGAGCGTTATCATAAAGGTGCAGGCAGTCGCCTCACACTGTCACTG GGAAATGTTGTCGCCATCAAACACGTGAATAAGAAGCGCATTGAGCTGACGCGGCAGGTTCTGTTTGAACTCAAACAT ATGAGAGACGTCCAGTTCAACCATCTTACTCGCTTCATTGGAGCATGCATAGACCCTCCCAACATTTGTATTGTCACTGAGTACTGTCCTCGTGGGAGTCTACAG GATATTCTAGAAAATGACAGCATcaacttggactggatgtttcgTTATTCACTTATTAATGACCTTGTTAAG GGCATGGCTTTTCTCCACAACAGCATTATTTCATCTCATGGAAGTCTCAAGTCCTCCAACTGTGTGGTGGATAGTCGTTTTGTGCTCAAAATCACAGACTATGGCTTGGCCAGCTTCCGATCAACTGCTGAACCTGATGATAGCCACGCCCTCTATGCCA AGAAGCTGTGGACTGCCCCAGAACTGCTCAGTGGGAACTCCTTGCCAACCACAGGCATGCAAAAGGCTGATGTCTACAGCTTCGGGATCATCCTTCAGGAGATAGCACTTCGCAGTGGTCCATTCTACTTGGAGGGCCTAGACCTCAGCCCCAAAG AGATTGTCCAGAAGGTACGAAATAGTCAGCGGCCATATTTCCGGCCAAGCATTGACAGAACCCAACTGAATGAAGAGCTAGTTTTGCTGATGGAGAGATGTTGGGCCCAGGATTCAGCTGAGCGACCAGACTTTGGACAAATCAAGGGTTTCATTCGCCGCTTTAACAA GGAAGGTGGCACCAGTATATTGGACAACCTCTTGCTGCGCATGGAACAGTATGCCAATAACCTGGAGAAACTGGTGGAGGAACGCACACAGGCTTATCTAGAGGAAAAACGCAAGGCTGAAGCTCTGCTCTACCAAATTCTGCCCCA ttcagtggcagagcagttaAAACGGGGAGAGACTGTACAGGCTGAGGCCTTTGACAGTGTTACCATCTACTTCAGTGACATCGTTGGCTTCACAGCATTGTCAGCTGAGAGCACCCCTATGCAG gtGGTGACACTTCTTAATGACCTGTATACCTGTTTTGATGCCATAATTGACAACTTTGATGTCTACAAG GTGGAGACGATTGGGGATGCCTACATGGTGGTATCTGGCCTCCCAGGCCGAAATGGTCAACGCCATGCACCAGAAATTGCCCGGATGGCCCTAGCGTTACTAGATGCAGTTTCTTCCTTCCGTATCCGCCACCGACCCCATGACCAGCTGAGGCTACGCATAGGGGTTCATACTG GGCCAGTCTGTGCTGGGGTTGTTGGCCTGAAGATGCCCCGCTATTGTCTTTTTGGAGATACAGTGAATACTGCTTCCCGAATGGAGTCTAATGGTCAAG CCCTGAAGATCCATGTCTCCTCTACCACCAAGGATGCCCTGGATGAGCTAGGATGTTTCCAGCTAGAGCTTCGgggtgatgtggagatgaag ggaaaaggaaagatgcGAACTTATTGGCTCATAGGAGAGCGAAAAGGACCTCCTGGACTGCTGTAA
- the Npr2 gene encoding atrial natriuretic peptide receptor 2 isoform X1: MALPSLLLVVAALAGGVRPPGARNLTLAVVLPEHNLSYAWAWPRVGPAVALAVEALGRALPVDLRFVSSELDGACSEYLAPLSAVDLKLYHDPDLLLGPGCVYPAASVARFASHWRLPLLTAGAVASGFAAKNEHYRTLVRTGPSAPKLGEFVLTLHGHFNWTARAALLYLDARTDDRPHYFTIEGVFEALLGSNLSVQHQVYAREPGGPEQATHFIRANGRIVYICGPLEMLHEILLQAQRENLTNGDYVFFYVDVFGESLRAGPTRSTGRPWQDNRTQEQAQALRQAFQTVLVITYREPPNPEYQEFQNRLLIRAREDFGVELAPSLMNLIAGCFYDGILLYAEVLNETIQEGGTRKDGLRIVEKMQGRRYHGVTGLVVMDKNNDRETDFVLWAMGDLDSGDFQPAAHYSGAEKQIWWTGRPIPWVKGAPPLDNPPCAFDLDDPSCDKTPLSTLAIVALGTGITFIMFGVSSFLIFRKLMLEKELASMLWRIRWEELQFGNSERYHKGAGSRLTLSLRGSSYGSLMTAHGKYQIFANTGHFKGNVVAIKHVNKKRIELTRQVLFELKHMRDVQFNHLTRFIGACIDPPNICIVTEYCPRGSLQDILENDSINLDWMFRYSLINDLVKGMAFLHNSIISSHGSLKSSNCVVDSRFVLKITDYGLASFRSTAEPDDSHALYAKKLWTAPELLSGNSLPTTGMQKADVYSFGIILQEIALRSGPFYLEGLDLSPKEIVQKVRNSQRPYFRPSIDRTQLNEELVLLMERCWAQDSAERPDFGQIKGFIRRFNKEGGTSILDNLLLRMEQYANNLEKLVEERTQAYLEEKRKAEALLYQILPHSVAEQLKRGETVQAEAFDSVTIYFSDIVGFTALSAESTPMQVVTLLNDLYTCFDAIIDNFDVYKVETIGDAYMVVSGLPGRNGQRHAPEIARMALALLDAVSSFRIRHRPHDQLRLRIGVHTGPVCAGVVGLKMPRYCLFGDTVNTASRMESNGQALKIHVSSTTKDALDELGCFQLELRGDVEMKGKGKMRTYWLIGERKGPPGLL; the protein is encoded by the exons ATGGCACTGCCATCATTGCTGCTGGTGGTGGCAGCCCTGGCAGGTGGGGTGCGTCCTCCTGGGGCTCGGAACCTGACGCTAGCAGTGGTGCTGCCAGAACACAACCTGAGCTATGCTTGGGCCTGGCCACGGGTGGGTCCTGCTGTTGCACTAGCTGTGGAGGCGCTGGGCCGGGCACTGCCCGTGGACCTGCGATTTGTCAGCTCTGAACTAGATGGCGCCTGCTCTGAGTACCTGGCACCTCTGAGCGCTGTGGACCTTAAGCTGTACCATGACCCTGACCTTCTGTTGGGCCCTGGTTGTGTGTACCCGGCTGCCTCTGTGGCCCGCTTTGCCTCACACTGGCGCCTTCCCCTGCTGACTGCTGGTGCAGTGGCCTCTGGTTTTGCGGCTAAGAATGAGCATTATCGTACCCTGGTTCGCACTGGCCCCTCTGCTCCCAAACTGGGTGAGTTCGTACTGACACTACACGGGCATTTCAATTGGACTGCCCGTGCCGCCTTGCTGTATCTGGATGCCCGCACAGATGACCGGCCTCACTACTTCACCATCGAGGGCGTCTTTGAGGCCCTGCTGGGCAGCAACCTCAGTGTGCAGCACCAGGTGTATGCCCGGGAGCCAGGGGGCCCTGAGCAGGCCACCCACTTCATCCGGGCCAACGGGCGCA TTGTGTATATCTGCGGCCCTCTGGAGATGCTGCATGAGATCCTGCTTCAGGCCCAGAGAGAGAACCTGACCAATGGGGACTATGTCTTCTTTTACGTGGATGTCTTTGGGGAGAGTCTCCGTGCGGGCCCCACACGCTCTACAGGCCGGCCCTGGCAGGACAATCGCACCCAGGAACAGGCCCAGGCCCTCAGACAGGCCTTTCAG ACTGTATTGGTGATTACATATCGAGAACCCCCAAATCCTGAATATCAGGAATTCCAGAATCGGCTGCTGATCAGAGCCCGGGAAGATTTCGGTGTGGAGCTGGCTCCATCCCTG ATGAACCTCATTGCTGGCTGCTTCTATGATGGGATCCTGCTCTATGCTGAAGTCCTGAACGAGACAATACAGGAAGGAGGCACCCGAAAAGATGGACTTCGAATTGTGGAGAAGATGCAGGGACGAAGATATCACG GTGTCACTGGACTGGTTGTTATGGACAAGAACAATGACCGGGAGACTGATTTTGTCCTGTGGGCCATGGGAGACTTGGATTCTGGGGACTTTCAG cCTGCAGCCCACTACTCAGGAGCTGAGAAGCAGATTTGGTGGACAGGACGGCCTATTCCCTGGGTGAAGGGGGCCCCCCCCTTGGACAATCCCCCCTGTGCCTTTGACTTGGACGACCCATCCTGTGATAAAA cTCCACTTTCTACTCTGGCAATTGTGGCTCTGGGCACAGGAATCACCTTCATCATGTTTGGTGTTTCCAGCTTCCTAATTTTCCG AAAACTAATGCTGGAGAAGGAGCTGGCTAGCATGCTGTGGCGCATTCGCTGGGAAGAACTGCAGTTTGGCAACTCAGAGCGTTATCATAAAGGTGCAGGCAGTCGCCTCACACTGTCACTG CGGGGATCCAGTTACGGCTCGCTCATGACAGCCCATGGGAAATACCAGATCTTTGCCAACACCGGTCACTTCAAG GGAAATGTTGTCGCCATCAAACACGTGAATAAGAAGCGCATTGAGCTGACGCGGCAGGTTCTGTTTGAACTCAAACAT ATGAGAGACGTCCAGTTCAACCATCTTACTCGCTTCATTGGAGCATGCATAGACCCTCCCAACATTTGTATTGTCACTGAGTACTGTCCTCGTGGGAGTCTACAG GATATTCTAGAAAATGACAGCATcaacttggactggatgtttcgTTATTCACTTATTAATGACCTTGTTAAG GGCATGGCTTTTCTCCACAACAGCATTATTTCATCTCATGGAAGTCTCAAGTCCTCCAACTGTGTGGTGGATAGTCGTTTTGTGCTCAAAATCACAGACTATGGCTTGGCCAGCTTCCGATCAACTGCTGAACCTGATGATAGCCACGCCCTCTATGCCA AGAAGCTGTGGACTGCCCCAGAACTGCTCAGTGGGAACTCCTTGCCAACCACAGGCATGCAAAAGGCTGATGTCTACAGCTTCGGGATCATCCTTCAGGAGATAGCACTTCGCAGTGGTCCATTCTACTTGGAGGGCCTAGACCTCAGCCCCAAAG AGATTGTCCAGAAGGTACGAAATAGTCAGCGGCCATATTTCCGGCCAAGCATTGACAGAACCCAACTGAATGAAGAGCTAGTTTTGCTGATGGAGAGATGTTGGGCCCAGGATTCAGCTGAGCGACCAGACTTTGGACAAATCAAGGGTTTCATTCGCCGCTTTAACAA GGAAGGTGGCACCAGTATATTGGACAACCTCTTGCTGCGCATGGAACAGTATGCCAATAACCTGGAGAAACTGGTGGAGGAACGCACACAGGCTTATCTAGAGGAAAAACGCAAGGCTGAAGCTCTGCTCTACCAAATTCTGCCCCA ttcagtggcagagcagttaAAACGGGGAGAGACTGTACAGGCTGAGGCCTTTGACAGTGTTACCATCTACTTCAGTGACATCGTTGGCTTCACAGCATTGTCAGCTGAGAGCACCCCTATGCAG gtGGTGACACTTCTTAATGACCTGTATACCTGTTTTGATGCCATAATTGACAACTTTGATGTCTACAAG GTGGAGACGATTGGGGATGCCTACATGGTGGTATCTGGCCTCCCAGGCCGAAATGGTCAACGCCATGCACCAGAAATTGCCCGGATGGCCCTAGCGTTACTAGATGCAGTTTCTTCCTTCCGTATCCGCCACCGACCCCATGACCAGCTGAGGCTACGCATAGGGGTTCATACTG GGCCAGTCTGTGCTGGGGTTGTTGGCCTGAAGATGCCCCGCTATTGTCTTTTTGGAGATACAGTGAATACTGCTTCCCGAATGGAGTCTAATGGTCAAG CCCTGAAGATCCATGTCTCCTCTACCACCAAGGATGCCCTGGATGAGCTAGGATGTTTCCAGCTAGAGCTTCGgggtgatgtggagatgaag ggaaaaggaaagatgcGAACTTATTGGCTCATAGGAGAGCGAAAAGGACCTCCTGGACTGCTGTAA
- the Spag8 gene encoding sperm-associated antigen 8: MEPNESTEGSPSRSLDIQPCAEELRTVSEPFLSSHGHASALASATTAADAAASAAAAAASARAAAFFTETPAPYSRFTEPSSDNFLGAVNAGTPQIGRESLGFDPDYVSSTARHPCTTTDLSSSAAPVPGFSSDPLTGSSSSPVPGPGFRGYSSFPGSSSVPDHGLVPSSGTGPGSGSSPGFLTGPGPGTILPSGPGTILPSGPGTILPSGPGTIPPSGPGTIPPSGPATIPPSGLATIPPSGLATIPCSGLATIPRSDTGRGHTSGQGFSPASGTDPASGAGPGSSSGPEPRPSTPQRFKNLRPDLFPNYTSWNQYCHWDPQKQPPWESLQVSEPGTRGLWKTQEDEGKPKFLYETMPRGQCLLYNWEEERATNHLDQVPNWQDISESFFFRHGHQGLLTTQPPSPMPSSTTQKDSYQPPRNLSQPLQGVKHDSQNEPIRQRKKEEGISGGTVDCVMDIRAKSKIPVPFPKFVSFSFLIFGACFVITLPLHPPTGKREAMVEMLLHHQICKEVQADLEPIKKPFKAESVTHHDYRMELMQGGPPAPMKPHDYRQEQPESFWIQRAPQLPGVSNIRTLDTPFRKNCSFSTPVPLSLGQPLPYELENYPHQLGEMSSLACQREGQGHPGGRMGPV; the protein is encoded by the exons ATGGAGCCTAACGAATCTACAGAGGGATCGCCGTCGCG atctTTAGACATACAACCCTGCGCCGAAGAACTACGGACTGTTTCGGAACCGTTTCTTTCTTCACATGGCCATGCATCAGCCCTGGCATCCGCAACCACTGCAGCTGATGCAGCTGCATCAGCTGCCGCAGCCgccgcctccgccagagcagctGCATTCTTTACAGAGACCCCAGCGCCCTATTCTAGGTTCACAGAGCCCTCCTCTGACAATTTTCTTGGGGCAGTCAATGCTGGAACCCCACAAATAGGCCGTGAAAGTCTTGGCTTTGACCCTGACTATGTTTCCTCTACTGCTAGGCATCCCTGTACTACAACTGACCTTAGCTCTAGCGCTGCTCCTGTTCCTGGCTTCAGCTCTGACCCTTTAACTGGTTCCAGCTCCAGCCCTGTCCCCGGTCCTGGCTTCCGTGGCTATAGTTCTTTCCCTGGCTCCAGTTCTGTTCCTGACCATGGTTTAGTCCCTAGTTCTGGCACTGGTCCTGGAAGTGGCTCTAGCCCCGGCTTCCTCACTGGTCCTGGCCCTGGCACTATCCTTCCCTCTGGCCCTGGCACTATCCTTCCCTCTGGCCCTGGCACTATCCTTCCCTCTGGCCCTGGCACTATCCCTCCCTCTGGCCCTGGCACTAttcctccctctggccctgccacTATCCCTCCCTCTGGCCTTGCCACTATCCCTCCCTCTGGCCTTGCCACTATCCCTTGCTCTGGCCTTGCCACTATCCCTCGTTCTGACACTGGTCGTGGCCATACCTCTGGCCAAGGCTTCAGTCCTGCCTCAGGTACTGATCCTGCCTCTGGAGCTGGTCCAGGTTCTAGCTCTGGCCCTGAGCCCAGGCCCAGCACTCCTCAAAGGTTCAAAAACCTTAGGCCAGATCTTTTTCCTAATTATACCTCCTGGAATCAATACTGCCACTGGGATCCTCAGAAACAACCACCTTGGGAATCTTTGCAAGTCTCAGAACCTGGTACCCGAGGGCTGTGGAAAACCCAAGAAGATGAAGGGAAGCCTAAGTTTCTCTATGAAACAATGCCACGGGGCCAGTGCCTCCTCTACAACTGGGAGGAAGAG AGAGCTACAAACCACCTGGATCAAGTTCCAAACTGGCAAGATATCTCTGAGAGTTTCTTCTTCCGACATGGACACCAGGGACTGCTGACCACCCAACCACCTTCACCCATGCCCTCGAGTACCACCCAGAAGGATTCATACCAGCCCCCAAGAAACCTTTCTCAGCCTCTTCAAGGTGTGAAGCATGACAGCCAGAATGAGCCCATCAGgcagaggaaaaaagaggaaggaatttctggtgggactgtggATTGTGTGATGGATATAAGGGCAAAATCTAAGATTCCTGTTCCTTTTcccaaatttgtttctttttcttttttaatttttggggcCTGCTTTGTAATCACACTCCCACTTCACCCTCCCACAGGGAAGCGTGAAGCCATGGTGGAGATGCTCCTGCACCACCAGATCTG TAAAGAGGTACAGGCAGATCTGGAACCCATAAAGAAGCCCTTTAAGGCGGAGTCAGTGACACACCATGACTACAGAATGGAGCTGATGCAAGGAGGGCCTCCTGCCCCAATGAAG CCTCATGATTATCGTCAGGAACAGCCTGAAAGCTTCTGGATTCAGAGGGCACCGCAGTTACCG GGTGTCAGTAACATCAGGACACTGGACACACCGTTCCGGAAGAACTGCAGCTTCTCAACACCAGTGCCCTTGTCTCTGGGACAGCCTTTGCCCTATGAACTTGAGAATTATCCCCACCAATTAGGGGAAATGTCTTCCCTTGCCTGTCAGAGAGAAGGGCAGGGGCATCCAGGGGGCAGAATGGGTCCTGTGTAA
- the Hint2 gene encoding adenosine 5'-monophosphoramidase HINT2, producing the protein MAAALVLAASLRAASRALAASGPRGVQVRGAAGVINGNEVAKAQQAAPGGAAPTIFSRILDRSLPADILYEDQQCLVFRDVAPQAPVHFLVIPKKPIPRISQAEEEDQQLLGHLLLVAKKTAKAEGLGDGYRLVINDGKLGAQSVYHLHIHVLGGRQLQWPPG; encoded by the exons ATGGCTGCTGCGCTGGTGCTAGCTGCCAGCTTGCGCGCGGCGAGCAGAGCCTTGGCGGCCTCTGGGCCCCGGGGTGTGCAG GTCCGAGGAGCTGCAGGTGTGATAAATGGGAATGAAGTGGCTAAGGCCCAGCAGGCAGCTCCTGGAGGAGCAGCTCCAACCATCTTTTCCCGGATCCTGGACAGAAGCCTTCCAGCTGACATTCTATATGAGGACCAACAG TGTCTGGTGTTCCGTGATGTGGCCCCTCAGGCTCCTGTGCATTTTCTGGTCATTCCTAAGAAGCCCATTCCTCGTATTAGCCAGGCTGAAGAAGAAGACCAGCAG CTTCTAGGACACCTTCTCCTTGTAGCCAAGAAAACAGCAAAGGCTGAGGGCCTAGGAGATGGATACCGACTTG TGATCAATGATGGAAAGCTGGGAGCACAATCTGTATATCATCTTCACATTCACGTACTTGGGGGCCGGCAGCTCCAGTGGCCTCCAGGTTGA
- the Fam221b gene encoding protein FAM221B: MEADKVTEELHTTMDAKEHPSSKDPSTEDLQEPPISETTLEPSISQTPLEAQASGSLLEHSVSEPPLDKSTFKTLLEPHTSENPLEPSIYVTSLKESASVVPLEAPTSETHNSEVPEKHIAFQSSPVNQLSSSDTLSDDDLSESSSSEVSWTRTSSQELFPKHFISGPSAQDHMDTSTKQKEDSGENKEGMDTSDITAQTAHPEHQLGYTGSPVVPAKQAELMDLTKEMEREKSGAQLNHLFQWEKDATLNAIQTGLYIGWRCPHYLWDCFRIGDESKCFCGHLLREHHIISDITVPCNVSQCRCLMFCFIPSRPEEVGEFWLKRRATFDPKAWRAQCRCKHSHEEHAATGTHPCRHRGCGCNNFESNFLCAACDRRWEEHETFFETQEKRRRGGRPHGAEYVTFADMPVLQETILNSSDFEALQMQRLPCHPSPHPSSPAFPSPHRLQHGPPSDRHT; this comes from the exons TCTCTGAAACTACCTTGGAGCCTTCCATCTCCCAGACCCCTTTAGAGGCCCAGGCCTCTGGGAGCCTTTTAGAGCATTCTGTCTCTGAACCCCCTTTAGATAAATCCACTTTCAAGACCCTTTTAGAGCCCCACACCTCTGAAAATCCTTTGGAGCCTTCTATCTATGTAACCTCTTTAAAAGAGTCAGCCTCCGTGGTCCCTTTGGAAGCCCCTACCTCTGAGACTCACAATTCTGAAGTACCAGAGAAGCATATTGCTTTTCAGTCCTCACCAGTAAACCAGCTCTCTTCCTCTGATACATTGAGCGATGATGACCTCTCTGAGTCTTCTTCCAGTGAGGTCTCATGGACAAGGACATCCTCCCAGGAGCTTTTTCCAAAGCACTTCATTTCAGGTCCTTCAGCCCAGGACCACATGGACACATCTACCAAGCAAAAGGAAGATTCAGGGGAGAACAAGGAGGGAATGGATACCAGTGACATCACTGCTCAGACAGCCCATCCTGAACACCAGCTGg gtTACACAGGCAGCCCAGTGGTCCCTGCTAAGCAGGCAGAGCTGATGGACCTGACTAAGGAAATGGAGAGGGAGAAGTCTGGTGCTCAGTTGAACCATCTTTTCCAATGGGAGAAGGATGCAACTCTGAATGCTATCCAGACAG GTCTCTACATTGGTTGGCGTTGTCCCCATTACCTATGGGACTGCTTCCGGATTGGGGATGAGTCCAAGTGCTTTTGTGGACATTTACTGAGAGAGCACCACATTATCTCAG ACATAACTGTGCCCTGCAATGTGAGTCAGTGCCGCTGCCTCATGTTCTGCTTCATCCCATCACGCCCAGAAGAGGTGGGTGAATTCTGGCTCAAGAGACGAGCCACTTTTGATCCCAAGGCCTGGAGGGCTCAATGTCGCTGCAAACATAGCCATGAAGAGCATGCAGCCACTGGAACTCATCCCTGCAGGCATCGTG GTTGTGGCTGCAACAATTTTGAGTCTAATTTCCTCTGTGCCGCTTGTGACCGGCGCTGGGAGGAACATGAGACTTTCTTTGAGACCCAGGAGAAACGCCGACGAGGAGGGAGACCTCATG GAGCAGAATATGTGACATTTGCAGACATGCCTGTCCTCCAAGAAACCATCCTGAACAGCTCTGACTTCGAGGCCCTCCAGATGCAAAGGCTCCCTTGTCATCCCAGTCCCCACCCTAGTTCCCCTGCATTCCCTAGCCCACACAGACTCCAGCATGGTCCCCCATCTGACCGCCATACCTGA